A section of the Hirschia baltica ATCC 49814 genome encodes:
- a CDS encoding acyl-CoA thioesterase, translated as MRRAIVKVETQSEAQFHDIDPMNIVWHGNYPRFFELGRVKLLDEIAYGYEEMKASGFAWPVIEMNIRYAHPIVLREKIIIVAGLTEWENRLKIDFEIRNKETNKRLCKAYTTHVAVDIKTNNMLWETPDVFRKKLEPFLK; from the coding sequence ATGAGACGGGCAATTGTCAAAGTTGAAACGCAAAGTGAAGCGCAATTTCACGACATCGACCCGATGAATATTGTCTGGCATGGAAATTATCCACGTTTTTTTGAATTAGGCCGCGTCAAACTGTTAGACGAAATCGCATATGGCTATGAAGAGATGAAGGCATCTGGTTTTGCTTGGCCGGTGATTGAAATGAATATTCGCTATGCGCATCCCATTGTCTTGCGTGAGAAGATTATCATTGTTGCGGGACTGACAGAATGGGAAAACCGCCTTAAAATTGACTTTGAAATCAGAAACAAAGAAACAAACAAGCGATTGTGTAAAGCCTATACGACGCATGTCGCTGTCGATATCAAAACGAACAACATGTTATGGGAAACGCCAGACGTGTTTCGTAAAAAACTGGAGCCGTTTCTTAAATGA
- a CDS encoding outer membrane lipoprotein carrier protein LolA, protein MTSLIIGFAFLLAAQSEPAAADNQCLAPQSVAQEIGSRKFTQERRLEGIEQSLVSQGIVNVSADAIEWTVLDPIEITTVISPNGMTQSIEGGPAQEVGAVGASNPILSQSGLIQLLKGDLTGADANYTVTDFEINDGWGVSLAPKAEDMAKHVTKIDVTGCMKIDSINVVQANGDQILVKFAEE, encoded by the coding sequence ATGACATCTTTGATTATTGGTTTTGCGTTTCTTTTGGCAGCACAATCAGAGCCTGCAGCAGCAGACAATCAATGTCTTGCGCCGCAAAGTGTTGCTCAGGAAATTGGCAGTCGTAAATTTACGCAAGAACGCCGCTTGGAGGGGATTGAGCAAAGCCTAGTATCCCAAGGTATAGTCAATGTCTCCGCTGATGCGATTGAATGGACTGTATTGGACCCAATCGAGATTACGACAGTTATTTCTCCAAATGGTATGACGCAGTCTATAGAAGGTGGTCCAGCGCAAGAGGTTGGAGCTGTTGGGGCTTCAAACCCTATTTTGTCGCAAAGTGGTTTGATCCAGCTCTTAAAGGGCGATTTGACGGGTGCTGATGCCAATTACACTGTTACTGACTTTGAAATTAATGACGGTTGGGGGGTATCTCTTGCACCCAAAGCGGAAGATATGGCTAAACATGTTACAAAGATTGATGTGACTGGCTGCATGAAGATTGATTCAATCAATGTAGTGCAAGCCAATGGCGATCAGATTCTTGTCAAATTTGCTGAGGAATAA
- a CDS encoding MMPL family transporter: protein MLLGGKIRIGAVLCAIWLVASLIFIAVRFSSGAPIDTNIQSILPNNSLAPAVKAAMTQSGEVAANRVVFLISDVGETGKNAAAADDLKQRLLSADLFISDDADHEELGRWIFANRNEILCEHADEFGEETAQSIRNQALARVYGVGSPITGGLLQSDPFLLTLRLADCLSQGAAKVDAHQTLMTGKLNQSAYRMDTQEKLQSIVSEWEDEWLKQNLTLARTGAVFHANHGANSAKAEMSFIGGLGLLGVVALFGFVFGRMSNVFIVASLIILSCASGLAATLLVFSQIHMLVLVFAAMLVGVVADYAVHAMASGVGNGWPDMQQRKTHLWRPMTVSMLTTAAGFTGLMFLGVPMFRQLAVFAVTGVFTAWALVLFIFLPFDKPPHKNEDALRLRWMRALALSMKLLPVSKNAALLASIIILLSSIGFIFAKPLDDVRQYQPRNEELMKQEKQLNEVVGSVSSQVFLVSQGDDLEEAKQNEEAYLDNLSAQLKEKSPEPASNLALTRFDPSNQRREVNRQKLDEFLEKPLGKLQRAQLGLKATQAIEDVTADKPSWLSDLYVEANDKVYLIARLSGGIDYPSSENAIVVDTANAYSHAFASYRKLAARSLMIAVCVALVFVFIVYRKSGALSVVIAPACAMLCGIYLPALFGMPITFFSMAGAMVLFGVGVDYSAFMWEAGRSKEAWTKASVLVGTVTTLLSMGLLALSDTLPVRSFGITVAVGVICALIFSTLPYYLAQKEALNAK, encoded by the coding sequence GTGTTGTTGGGGGGTAAGATTAGGATTGGTGCAGTATTGTGCGCCATATGGCTGGTGGCTAGCCTGATCTTCATAGCGGTTCGGTTTTCTAGCGGCGCTCCCATTGATACAAACATACAATCTATATTACCGAATAATTCTCTTGCTCCCGCTGTAAAAGCAGCGATGACGCAATCTGGTGAAGTTGCCGCAAACAGAGTTGTTTTCCTGATTTCCGATGTTGGTGAAACAGGTAAAAATGCGGCGGCGGCTGATGATTTAAAGCAACGTCTTTTATCTGCTGACCTATTTATTAGCGATGATGCAGACCATGAAGAATTAGGACGCTGGATATTTGCTAATCGCAATGAAATTTTGTGTGAACATGCTGATGAATTTGGCGAGGAAACAGCACAATCAATTCGGAATCAGGCATTAGCAAGGGTATATGGTGTTGGCTCACCCATAACCGGAGGATTGCTACAATCTGATCCATTTTTACTGACCTTGCGACTGGCAGATTGTCTCTCTCAAGGAGCCGCAAAAGTAGATGCTCATCAAACTTTGATGACAGGCAAACTGAACCAATCCGCCTATCGAATGGATACTCAGGAAAAGCTCCAGTCAATTGTTTCTGAATGGGAAGATGAATGGTTGAAGCAAAACCTAACATTGGCCCGAACGGGGGCGGTGTTTCATGCAAATCATGGGGCTAATTCAGCCAAAGCAGAAATGAGCTTTATAGGCGGCTTGGGTTTATTGGGGGTTGTCGCTTTGTTTGGCTTTGTATTTGGTCGCATGTCCAATGTGTTTATTGTGGCCAGTCTCATCATATTATCATGTGCATCCGGTTTGGCTGCGACTTTGCTCGTTTTTTCACAAATTCATATGTTGGTGCTTGTTTTTGCGGCTATGCTTGTGGGGGTTGTCGCAGATTATGCTGTTCATGCGATGGCGAGTGGCGTTGGGAATGGATGGCCCGACATGCAACAGCGAAAAACACACCTTTGGCGGCCAATGACTGTATCCATGCTAACAACAGCAGCTGGTTTTACCGGCCTGATGTTTTTAGGTGTGCCAATGTTTCGTCAATTGGCGGTCTTTGCCGTGACGGGTGTTTTTACCGCGTGGGCACTCGTTCTTTTTATCTTTCTTCCCTTTGATAAACCGCCTCACAAAAATGAAGATGCATTGCGTCTGCGCTGGATGCGTGCACTGGCATTATCAATGAAACTATTACCTGTTTCAAAAAATGCGGCATTGCTTGCAAGTATCATTATTCTTTTAAGCAGCATCGGGTTCATTTTTGCCAAACCTTTGGATGATGTACGGCAATATCAGCCACGCAATGAGGAGCTGATGAAGCAAGAGAAACAACTAAATGAGGTGGTCGGGTCTGTATCATCTCAGGTATTTCTTGTTTCGCAGGGAGATGATTTAGAAGAAGCGAAACAAAATGAAGAAGCCTATCTAGATAATCTGTCTGCTCAACTAAAAGAAAAAAGCCCAGAACCAGCATCAAATCTAGCATTGACGCGCTTTGATCCTTCAAATCAAAGGCGAGAAGTCAATCGACAAAAATTGGATGAATTCTTAGAGAAGCCCCTTGGCAAACTTCAGCGTGCACAATTAGGATTGAAGGCAACCCAAGCAATAGAAGATGTAACTGCAGATAAACCATCATGGTTGTCTGATCTATATGTGGAAGCAAACGACAAAGTTTATCTTATCGCACGCCTAAGCGGCGGAATTGACTATCCATCTTCTGAAAATGCGATCGTCGTTGATACTGCAAATGCGTATTCTCATGCGTTTGCATCGTATAGAAAACTTGCCGCGCGTTCGCTCATGATAGCTGTATGTGTGGCTTTGGTTTTCGTCTTTATTGTGTATCGAAAATCAGGCGCTTTAAGTGTTGTGATCGCACCGGCCTGCGCAATGTTGTGTGGTATTTATCTTCCAGCATTATTTGGAATGCCAATAACTTTCTTTTCAATGGCGGGGGCAATGGTGCTGTTTGGTGTGGGAGTGGATTATTCAGCATTCATGTGGGAAGCAGGGCGTAGCAAAGAAGCGTGGACCAAAGCTTCTGTTCTGGTTGGCACCGTCACCACATTATTGTCGATGGGGCTTTTAGCGCTAAGTGACACATTACCTGTACGAAGTTTTGGGATTACTGTTGCAGTCGGTGTGATTTGCGCTCTAATCTTTTCAACATTGCCGTATTATTTGGCTCAGAAGGAAGCATTGAATGCAAAATGA
- a CDS encoding NAD(P)/FAD-dependent oxidoreductase, with protein MQNEVCDVAIIGAGPSGAVAASILVQKGWNVKVFERQHFPRFSIGESLLPHCVEFIEQAGLLEAVEAEGFQFKDGAAFTMDGKYEDIYFPDKSSPGPGTVYQVQREKFDKILIDGAASKGTHVSFGDTVTSFEPTSETADHAELIVKNEAGESRAVRAKFVIDASGFGRVLPRLLDLEAPSDQTKRRSCFKHVTDNITHPDFDRNKILISVHQEDPQIWLWLIPLANGLSSIGVVGVNETIEKAGDTPEARLDYFVKSSGMMADFLKNAVEARPTNEIVGFSANVKNLYGDKYVLLGNAAEFLDPVFSSGVTIAMKSATLAADLIDAQLRGEEVDWQEDFEVELKRGVEAFRSCVNAWYDGLLQRMIFMENRSEDITRHFTAILAGYAWDRKNPIVKDPKRFFRLMDALTKEDA; from the coding sequence ATGCAAAATGAAGTCTGTGACGTTGCCATTATTGGTGCAGGTCCTTCAGGGGCAGTAGCTGCTTCCATTCTGGTTCAAAAGGGCTGGAATGTGAAAGTGTTTGAACGCCAACATTTTCCACGCTTTTCCATAGGTGAAAGCTTGCTGCCTCATTGTGTGGAATTTATCGAGCAGGCTGGATTGCTTGAAGCCGTTGAAGCTGAAGGGTTTCAATTCAAAGATGGTGCTGCTTTTACGATGGATGGCAAGTATGAAGACATATATTTCCCAGATAAATCTTCCCCTGGACCCGGCACTGTTTATCAGGTGCAGCGAGAGAAATTTGATAAAATCCTTATCGATGGGGCAGCATCAAAAGGCACGCATGTATCTTTTGGCGATACTGTAACCTCATTTGAACCGACAAGCGAAACTGCTGATCACGCTGAACTGATTGTCAAAAATGAAGCAGGCGAGAGCCGCGCTGTGCGTGCTAAATTTGTTATAGATGCATCTGGCTTTGGTCGTGTGTTGCCGCGTTTACTTGATCTTGAAGCACCGTCTGATCAAACCAAGCGTCGCTCTTGTTTTAAACATGTCACCGACAATATCACACATCCAGATTTTGACCGAAACAAGATCCTAATTTCTGTGCACCAAGAAGACCCTCAAATTTGGTTATGGTTGATCCCGCTTGCAAACGGATTGTCGTCAATCGGTGTGGTGGGCGTAAACGAGACAATAGAAAAAGCTGGAGACACGCCCGAAGCTCGTCTTGATTATTTTGTAAAATCATCGGGAATGATGGCGGACTTCCTTAAAAATGCTGTCGAAGCGCGTCCAACAAATGAAATTGTAGGCTTTTCAGCCAATGTGAAAAATCTCTATGGCGATAAATATGTATTGCTAGGCAATGCAGCTGAATTTCTTGATCCAGTCTTTTCTTCAGGTGTCACGATTGCCATGAAATCGGCGACACTGGCAGCTGATCTCATTGATGCTCAATTGCGTGGTGAAGAAGTTGATTGGCAGGAAGATTTTGAAGTTGAGCTAAAACGCGGTGTCGAAGCCTTTAGATCATGTGTAAATGCGTGGTATGATGGCTTGCTTCAGCGCATGATTTTCATGGAAAACCGATCTGAAGATATTACCCGTCATTTCACAGCAATTCTGGCCGGATATGCGTGGGATCGTAAAAACCCAATTGTGAAAGATCCTAAGCGGTTTTTCCGGTTGATGGATGCGCTGACAAAAGAAGACGCTTAA
- a CDS encoding DUF3261 domain-containing protein produces the protein MHNRGIIGVILACAIFGTGCQSTQSIAQDTGIASEAAKAFIGKGVELTLPASPNFPGEMNAMQTLIARHEDRVQALQAVLSAREDHVNVVTMLANGPRIMEVDWTAQDMLETRSSFAPEALSGLNMLADIYLVFWPQKAVQTALPEGVYVNQEAGLRQIYNDTRQIVEIRYYTKDERGRDHCVLTNFDLGYSLTIYSDAMTAK, from the coding sequence ATGCACAATCGGGGAATTATTGGGGTTATTCTTGCCTGCGCTATTTTTGGCACTGGGTGTCAATCCACGCAATCCATTGCGCAAGATACCGGAATTGCGTCAGAAGCAGCAAAAGCATTTATCGGTAAAGGTGTGGAACTGACCTTGCCCGCATCGCCTAATTTTCCAGGCGAGATGAACGCAATGCAAACACTGATCGCGCGCCACGAGGATCGTGTGCAAGCTTTACAGGCTGTACTTTCTGCCCGCGAAGATCACGTCAATGTTGTCACCATGTTGGCCAATGGGCCTCGCATAATGGAAGTTGATTGGACAGCGCAAGACATGCTGGAAACGCGTTCCAGCTTTGCACCTGAAGCGCTGTCTGGTTTGAATATGTTGGCTGATATCTATCTTGTGTTTTGGCCTCAAAAGGCAGTGCAAACCGCTTTGCCAGAAGGTGTTTATGTCAATCAGGAAGCGGGACTACGCCAAATATATAATGATACCCGTCAAATAGTGGAAATTCGCTATTACACCAAGGATGAGCGCGGACGCGATCATTGTGTTTTGACCAATTTTGACCTTGGTTACTCTCTGACAATTTATAGCGATGCAATGACAGCCAAATGA
- a CDS encoding beta-ketoacyl-ACP synthase — translation MSTIYINAFSTCSRLGMNRDETLKSLKSALPPRPDKDAQLAGGATTKVAALATDLPNDQSGETRTNQITAYLISQMQEEIAQTLAKYGSERVAGIIGTSTTGVEEAINPLDDRIKNGEWDDDYDFTNQELGDTAQFLKNSIGFTGPCHTVSTACTSGSKALAAAARFINAGLADAVICGGVDSLSRLTTNGFSALDSVSSQMCAPFSKNRCGINIGEGGALFIVSKDVGPWKLSGWGESSDAYHMSSPEPSGAGAELALNEAMSRANLKPENINFVHMHGTSTPLNDAMESTLVNRVFGPNMPCASTKGMTGHTLGAAGALQAAINIIALDEQIYPPHIYDGQWDDDLAPINLTSVQSQPDQPITATLSASYAFGGSNIALIIEKA, via the coding sequence ATGAGTACGATTTATATCAACGCATTTTCAACATGCTCTCGACTAGGCATGAACCGAGATGAAACCTTAAAAAGCTTAAAGTCTGCTCTACCGCCGCGTCCAGATAAGGACGCACAATTGGCTGGTGGTGCAACGACAAAAGTCGCCGCGCTTGCAACTGATTTACCCAATGATCAAAGCGGTGAAACGCGAACCAATCAGATCACAGCCTATCTGATTTCACAAATGCAGGAAGAGATCGCACAAACACTCGCAAAATATGGCTCTGAGCGTGTCGCCGGTATAATCGGCACCAGCACAACCGGCGTGGAAGAAGCTATCAATCCGCTTGATGATCGCATCAAAAACGGTGAATGGGATGACGATTATGATTTCACTAATCAGGAATTAGGCGACACAGCGCAATTTTTAAAAAACAGCATTGGTTTTACCGGTCCATGCCACACTGTTTCAACGGCCTGCACGTCAGGTTCAAAAGCTTTGGCTGCGGCAGCACGATTCATCAATGCAGGTTTAGCAGATGCTGTCATTTGCGGCGGTGTTGATTCGTTATCGCGTTTAACAACAAATGGTTTTAGTGCACTTGATAGTGTGTCTTCCCAAATGTGTGCGCCATTTAGCAAAAACAGATGCGGCATTAATATAGGTGAAGGCGGGGCATTATTTATTGTCTCAAAAGATGTTGGTCCATGGAAATTATCTGGGTGGGGCGAAAGCTCAGATGCCTATCATATGTCATCTCCGGAGCCTTCTGGTGCAGGTGCAGAATTAGCCTTGAACGAGGCCATGTCCCGCGCAAACCTTAAACCAGAAAATATAAACTTTGTGCACATGCACGGCACATCAACACCACTCAATGATGCAATGGAGTCAACACTTGTGAACCGTGTGTTTGGCCCCAATATGCCCTGTGCGTCCACTAAAGGCATGACAGGCCACACATTGGGCGCTGCTGGTGCATTGCAAGCTGCAATCAATATAATCGCCCTAGATGAGCAAATTTATCCCCCGCATATCTATGATGGGCAGTGGGATGATGATCTAGCGCCAATAAATTTAACCTCTGTTCAGAGCCAGCCAGATCAACCTATAACAGCCACTTTGAGTGCAAGCTATGCATTTGGTGGTAGTAATATTGCGCTGATTATCGAGAAGGCCTGA
- a CDS encoding ApeP family dehydratase, which yields MNNSVIYPSPELLAPHDPPMLLVDEIVSWEEGEIVSKHVIDKNNLFYVAGHGVPAYVGFEIMAQSIAVQDGYSRHQNGDGPKIGFLLGCRKYTVERDWFLEGEELTVKAKALLSEGEMLSFDCLIQDIHGQKLAHGIINVFSPANPEAFIQQSGSE from the coding sequence ATGAATAACAGTGTCATTTATCCATCGCCGGAATTACTGGCTCCACATGATCCTCCCATGCTTTTGGTCGATGAAATTGTTAGCTGGGAAGAAGGCGAAATTGTCTCAAAGCATGTGATTGATAAAAATAATCTATTTTATGTGGCTGGCCATGGTGTGCCTGCATATGTCGGTTTTGAGATTATGGCGCAATCAATTGCTGTGCAGGACGGATATAGCCGACACCAAAATGGAGACGGTCCTAAAATTGGTTTCTTACTGGGGTGTCGTAAATACACGGTGGAACGAGATTGGTTTCTTGAAGGTGAAGAGTTGACAGTCAAAGCAAAAGCACTGTTATCCGAGGGGGAAATGCTATCTTTTGACTGTTTAATCCAAGATATTCACGGTCAAAAATTGGCACATGGGATAATAAATGTGTTTAGCCCAGCAAATCCGGAAGCGTTTATACAACAAAGTGGGAGCGAGTAA
- the fabG gene encoding 3-oxoacyl-ACP reductase FabG, with translation MSQENSNLEKRVLVTGASKGIGRGVAIRLGAMGFHVTVHYGRDKDGAVETLAHITANGGKGNIIGFDVNDRAGAKSILEAELESHGPFWGIVSNAGITRDNAFPAIEGDDWDDVIRTTLDGFYNVVHPLTMPMVRKRKGGRIVVMASVSGVMGNRGQVNYSAAKAGLIGAAKALAVELASRKITVNAVAPGLIETSMTEDVRPEVMAAIPMKRAGSVDEVAATVAFLFQPEAAYITRQVIGVNGGLI, from the coding sequence ATGTCCCAAGAAAATTCAAATCTGGAAAAGCGGGTGCTTGTCACTGGTGCTTCCAAAGGTATTGGGCGCGGTGTTGCGATACGATTGGGCGCTATGGGGTTTCACGTCACAGTCCATTACGGGCGTGATAAAGACGGTGCTGTTGAAACGCTCGCGCATATTACAGCCAATGGCGGTAAAGGTAATATCATCGGCTTTGACGTAAATGACCGTGCAGGCGCGAAATCTATCCTTGAAGCAGAACTAGAATCCCATGGCCCTTTTTGGGGTATTGTTTCAAATGCCGGTATCACCCGAGATAACGCATTCCCTGCCATAGAAGGCGATGATTGGGATGATGTGATCCGCACGACGTTGGATGGTTTTTATAATGTTGTACATCCCCTCACCATGCCAATGGTGCGTAAGCGCAAAGGTGGACGCATTGTTGTGATGGCGTCTGTTTCTGGTGTTATGGGAAATCGTGGACAGGTAAATTATTCAGCGGCAAAAGCTGGATTGATCGGTGCAGCCAAAGCACTGGCAGTGGAGCTAGCTAGCCGCAAAATTACGGTCAATGCAGTTGCTCCGGGCCTTATTGAAACGTCCATGACAGAAGATGTTCGCCCTGAAGTAATGGCCGCTATCCCGATGAAACGCGCGGGGTCTGTCGATGAAGTTGCTGCAACAGTTGCTTTCTTGTTTCAACCTGAAGCGGCCTATATTACCCGTCAGGTGATTGGGGTGAATGGAGGGCTGATCTAA
- a CDS encoding beta-ketoacyl-ACP synthase, with amino-acid sequence MRRVVVTGMAGMTSLGDSFAQISPKLNASQTGIRYMPEWEYLVDMSTRLGGPADHFVHEKAYPRQARRSMGRLAVMMVKTGEHALADAGLTDDPVVKSGRMGVAAGSSYGSTPATLDFVEFLEKGKARGLNATSYIRMMSHTAPVNMGVYFGLQGRVYTTSSACTSGAQGIGYAFEAIRSGAQDLMMAGGSDEFCPTMTMVFDRLYATSTRNDDPQHAVRPFDESRDGLVIGEAAGVLILEELEHALARGAKPVAEIVGFSTNCDGQHISQPNRKTQETVMLQAMSQAGMSADDLSFVSGHGTGTATGDVEESHATHAVFGDKVPFHTLKGNFGHTLGACGAIETWLGIEQLKEGLISPIANLSNVDPKCAQLDYVKGETRKVSKNAFSSSNFAFGGINTSLVVANYE; translated from the coding sequence ATGCGCCGCGTTGTTGTAACAGGTATGGCAGGTATGACGTCACTTGGTGATAGTTTTGCCCAGATAAGCCCCAAATTAAATGCTTCCCAAACGGGTATTCGCTATATGCCTGAGTGGGAATACCTCGTTGACATGTCGACGCGCCTTGGTGGGCCTGCCGATCATTTTGTGCATGAAAAAGCCTATCCGCGACAAGCTCGCCGCTCCATGGGGCGCCTTGCTGTGATGATGGTCAAAACAGGCGAACATGCACTTGCAGATGCCGGTCTTACTGACGATCCGGTGGTTAAAAGTGGTCGCATGGGCGTTGCCGCTGGTTCGTCTTATGGGTCAACGCCGGCCACGCTTGATTTTGTCGAGTTTCTCGAAAAAGGAAAAGCAAGAGGTTTAAACGCAACCAGCTATATTCGAATGATGAGCCACACAGCGCCCGTGAATATGGGTGTGTATTTTGGCTTGCAAGGGCGTGTCTATACAACATCTTCTGCTTGTACATCTGGCGCGCAAGGCATTGGCTATGCGTTTGAAGCGATCCGATCTGGCGCGCAAGATTTGATGATGGCAGGTGGATCGGATGAGTTTTGTCCGACTATGACGATGGTATTTGACCGCCTATATGCGACTTCTACACGCAATGATGATCCACAACATGCTGTGCGTCCTTTTGACGAAAGCCGTGATGGCTTGGTCATTGGTGAGGCAGCTGGAGTCCTTATCTTAGAAGAGCTAGAGCACGCGCTTGCACGCGGTGCAAAACCTGTAGCCGAGATTGTAGGTTTCTCGACCAATTGCGATGGTCAGCACATTTCTCAACCAAATCGTAAAACGCAGGAAACTGTGATGCTTCAAGCCATGTCCCAAGCAGGCATGAGCGCGGACGATCTTTCATTCGTATCAGGGCATGGAACGGGAACAGCAACAGGTGATGTGGAGGAGAGCCATGCGACGCATGCTGTCTTTGGTGACAAAGTGCCTTTTCATACACTCAAAGGAAATTTTGGGCACACACTCGGTGCTTGTGGTGCAATTGAGACTTGGCTTGGTATTGAGCAACTCAAAGAGGGGCTAATTTCCCCAATTGCAAATCTCTCAAATGTTGACCCCAAATGTGCGCAGCTTGATTATGTGAAGGGTGAAACACGTAAGGTTTCCAAGAATGCATTTTCATCAAGTAATTTTGCCTTTGGCGGCATAAATACGTCTTTGGTCGTGGCCAATTACGAATAA
- a CDS encoding MipA/OmpV family protein yields the protein MAKTSKAFISGALLCASAMLVSGNLSISAQTVEEKNNYVPDEPLWEVRIGGTGLYGPDYPGASDNSGNGVVAPLVIYRGEKIRFGEYGVARAIAAENQRFELDLSLDAVYSANSTEGGVREGMPDLDYLLQIGPQLIVNFADTGWTVDGRKSLKLRTPIRAVAATDFTGIEHVGYIAEPQLVYQRKYGGDLRSGWSTTLFATFGDEGLNDYWYGVGPQFVTADRGYHEGKAGYVSTGFRASWTRELTDDFQIFLTYQGRSFSGAANEDSPLLQEDFTHAASVSFVWKAFKSKRAARNDDM from the coding sequence ATGGCGAAGACATCGAAGGCTTTTATTTCAGGCGCATTGCTTTGCGCATCCGCCATGCTTGTGTCGGGTAATTTAAGTATATCTGCTCAAACAGTCGAAGAAAAAAACAATTATGTCCCCGACGAACCCTTATGGGAAGTGCGAATTGGCGGAACGGGATTATATGGCCCAGATTATCCAGGTGCATCTGATAATTCAGGTAATGGTGTTGTAGCGCCCTTAGTTATTTATCGCGGTGAAAAAATCCGCTTTGGCGAATATGGTGTTGCGCGTGCAATCGCAGCTGAAAATCAGCGCTTTGAATTAGATCTGTCTCTTGATGCCGTTTACTCTGCGAATTCCACAGAAGGTGGGGTGCGAGAAGGCATGCCGGACCTTGATTATCTTTTGCAGATTGGTCCGCAACTGATTGTGAATTTTGCCGACACTGGTTGGACAGTAGATGGACGCAAAAGCCTCAAATTGCGCACACCAATTCGTGCCGTGGCTGCCACTGACTTCACAGGAATTGAACATGTTGGTTACATTGCAGAGCCACAATTAGTGTATCAACGCAAATATGGTGGAGATTTGCGTTCCGGTTGGTCAACCACACTATTTGCGACTTTTGGTGATGAGGGCCTGAATGATTACTGGTATGGAGTCGGTCCGCAATTTGTGACGGCTGATCGAGGTTATCATGAAGGGAAAGCAGGGTATGTCTCTACCGGTTTTCGAGCATCTTGGACACGTGAACTTACCGATGACTTTCAAATATTCCTGACATATCAAGGCCGTTCATTTTCCGGTGCGGCCAATGAAGATAGTCCTCTATTGCAAGAAGATTTCACCCATGCAGCGAGTGTCTCTTTTGTCTGGAAAGCTTTCAAAAGCAAACGCGCCGCTCGCAATGATGATATGTAG
- a CDS encoding glycosyltransferase family 2 protein has translation MMSEFQIGAIVPTYRHVKALPAIVDQLVAQNCPVIIIDDGNSPELAEVIESQREPMRGVDVIRLQENGGKGGAVKQGFLAAQKAGWSHALQIDADGQHDISQLPHLIHLAKQNPEAVICGVPVYDHTIPKGRKIGREITHFWVRIETLSLEINDSMCGFRVYPVSDAVHVVRHEFIGARMDFDTEMLVQLNWRGLRVVEHPTKVIYPEENVSNFRMLWDNVRITAMHTRLAIQAPIRVPVRMMRRLMSNKYPKPN, from the coding sequence ATGATGTCAGAATTTCAGATTGGAGCCATCGTTCCAACTTATCGTCATGTCAAAGCATTGCCTGCGATTGTAGATCAATTGGTCGCACAAAATTGTCCTGTAATAATCATTGATGATGGCAATTCACCTGAACTAGCGGAAGTCATTGAATCCCAACGAGAACCAATGCGTGGGGTGGACGTTATTCGCCTACAAGAAAATGGAGGGAAAGGAGGCGCAGTTAAGCAAGGTTTTCTTGCGGCTCAAAAAGCAGGCTGGAGCCATGCGCTACAGATAGATGCAGATGGTCAGCATGATATTAGCCAATTGCCACACCTCATACATTTAGCCAAACAAAATCCTGAAGCAGTGATTTGTGGTGTCCCAGTTTATGATCATACCATACCTAAGGGACGCAAAATTGGACGTGAAATTACACATTTTTGGGTACGCATAGAAACACTTTCTCTTGAAATTAACGATTCAATGTGTGGGTTTCGTGTCTATCCTGTGAGTGATGCTGTGCATGTGGTTCGTCATGAATTTATTGGGGCTCGCATGGATTTTGATACTGAAATGCTGGTCCAATTAAACTGGCGTGGATTAAGAGTTGTCGAGCATCCGACCAAAGTGATTTATCCAGAAGAAAATGTGTCTAATTTCCGCATGCTCTGGGATAATGTCCGTATCACTGCCATGCATACAAGACTAGCCATACAAGCCCCTATTCGCGTGCCGGTACGGATGATGCGTCGTTTGATGAGCAATAAATATCCTAAGCCAAATTAG